One window from the genome of Amycolatopsis sp. NBC_01480 encodes:
- a CDS encoding ESX secretion-associated protein EspG, translating into MFNAGVSSSAPVVFDVIDEVIAPLRAEVPERPSVMEFYDPHFKVPPVLVPDAGPDSPEGAGPAELTLADEVRQSFGPAIGAGLAEEVEQYTRFVAGMAALGLVPEGQVTPEAVGLYRVLRGGFIRGVVTGVFPARPEPWEVRFFGDADYTTVMSKLGRRARLRSGLLSALPGWVFDGLPDRPPGPGPAVRIETDDSGLIPSQAWGNLDVIRTAVARPRLGTVLVDLAVRDAVLAEYPHGAFGLVDNDLGRYQFSAAPRPEGGWAITWAPATRGTAEAWIVKAVRSHA; encoded by the coding sequence GTGTTCAATGCAGGGGTGAGTAGCTCAGCGCCAGTCGTCTTCGACGTCATCGACGAGGTCATCGCGCCGCTCCGGGCCGAAGTGCCGGAGCGGCCTTCGGTGATGGAGTTCTACGACCCGCACTTCAAGGTCCCGCCGGTGCTGGTGCCGGACGCGGGGCCTGACTCGCCGGAGGGGGCCGGGCCGGCCGAGCTGACCCTGGCCGACGAGGTGCGGCAGTCCTTCGGGCCCGCGATCGGCGCCGGGCTGGCCGAGGAGGTCGAGCAGTACACGCGGTTCGTGGCCGGCATGGCCGCGCTCGGGCTGGTGCCGGAGGGCCAGGTGACGCCCGAGGCGGTCGGGCTCTACCGCGTGCTGCGCGGCGGTTTCATCCGCGGCGTCGTGACCGGCGTGTTCCCGGCGCGCCCGGAGCCGTGGGAGGTCCGCTTCTTCGGCGACGCCGACTACACCACGGTGATGAGCAAGCTGGGCCGTCGCGCGCGGCTGCGGTCCGGCTTGCTGAGCGCGCTGCCGGGCTGGGTCTTCGACGGCCTGCCGGACCGCCCGCCCGGCCCGGGCCCCGCCGTCCGCATCGAGACCGACGACAGCGGCCTGATCCCGAGCCAGGCCTGGGGCAACCTGGACGTGATCCGCACCGCCGTCGCCCGCCCCCGCCTCGGCACCGTCCTGGTCGACCTCGCCGTCCGCGACGCCGTACTGGCGGAATACCCGCACGGCGCCTTCGGCCTGGTGGACAACGACCTGGGCCGCTACCAGTTCAGCGCCGCCCCCCGGCCTGAGGGCGGCTGGGCGATCACGTGGGCTCCGGCTACGCGCGGCACTGCTGAGGCTTGGATCGTGAAGGCGGTGCGCAGTCATGCTTGA
- a CDS encoding MFS transporter — translation MVFAVCGAGFATWAARVPAVQAKLGLSAGELAVGLFGLAAGSVVALVAAGPLLTKIGSRRGVVFGGAVLCAGLPLAAFAPGFPLFVAALAVLGVGNSLLDVSMNAHAARVEEAYGRPIFAGFHAFWNVGGLAGSGVGALMETWHVPVQAHFTAAGAALLLTLLWASTRFLPGADRGQGEAAFALPGKALIPLGVIAFCGFLAEGTVNDWSAVYLRDVTLASAAFASLGYFAFSITMIGVRTVADRLVERFGVVPFMRCAAAVSVLGFLLVVAVPVPGAGIVGFAVVGLGVSGIVPLAWSAAGRKQPDAPGRAIAAVAACGYLGFLAGPVLMGGLIGGIGLHWTFAVVGLLLVSVYFLAPTMRIVQRSDRVGR, via the coding sequence GTGGTTTTCGCGGTGTGCGGCGCGGGATTCGCGACGTGGGCCGCGCGGGTTCCGGCGGTGCAGGCGAAGCTGGGGCTGAGCGCTGGTGAGCTGGCTGTCGGGCTGTTCGGCCTCGCGGCGGGCTCCGTGGTCGCGCTGGTCGCGGCCGGACCGCTGCTGACGAAGATCGGCAGCCGGCGCGGCGTGGTGTTCGGCGGGGCGGTGCTGTGTGCGGGGCTGCCGCTGGCCGCGTTCGCGCCGGGTTTCCCGTTGTTCGTGGCGGCGCTGGCGGTGCTGGGTGTCGGGAACAGCTTGCTCGACGTGTCGATGAACGCCCACGCCGCGCGCGTCGAAGAGGCATACGGGCGGCCGATTTTTGCGGGTTTTCACGCGTTCTGGAACGTCGGCGGGCTGGCGGGCTCCGGCGTCGGGGCGCTGATGGAGACGTGGCACGTGCCGGTCCAGGCGCACTTCACGGCGGCCGGTGCGGCGCTGTTGTTGACCTTGCTGTGGGCGTCGACGAGGTTCCTGCCCGGCGCGGACCGCGGGCAGGGAGAGGCGGCGTTCGCGTTGCCGGGCAAGGCGTTGATCCCGCTGGGGGTGATCGCTTTTTGCGGCTTCCTCGCCGAGGGCACGGTGAACGACTGGAGTGCCGTGTACCTGCGCGACGTCACCCTCGCTTCGGCCGCCTTCGCGTCGCTGGGGTACTTCGCGTTCTCGATCACGATGATCGGCGTGCGGACGGTGGCGGACCGGCTGGTGGAACGGTTCGGGGTCGTGCCGTTCATGCGCTGCGCGGCGGCGGTGTCGGTGCTGGGCTTCCTGCTGGTGGTGGCCGTTCCGGTGCCGGGGGCGGGCATCGTGGGGTTCGCCGTCGTCGGGCTGGGCGTGTCCGGGATCGTGCCGCTGGCGTGGAGCGCGGCGGGGCGCAAGCAGCCGGACGCGCCGGGGCGGGCGATCGCCGCCGTCGCCGCGTGCGGGTACCTCGGGTTCCTGGCCGGGCCGGTGCTGATGGGCGGGCTGATCGGCGGGATCGGGCTGCACTGGACGTTCGCCGTGGTCGGGTTGCTGCTGGTGAGCGTCTACTTCCTCGCGCCGACGATGCGGATTGTTCAACGATCCGACCGGGTCGGGCGCTGA